The Medicago truncatula cultivar Jemalong A17 chromosome 4, MtrunA17r5.0-ANR, whole genome shotgun sequence genome includes a region encoding these proteins:
- the LOC25491806 gene encoding patellin-3, translated as MAAEPQKPAEEVATTTSETVVEKEQQADGVVAAAVTAAAVTAATTDKEAVADPPPAVADEAEKPAEVVADKVADETVVDESKVSQSVSFKEETNVVSELPDVQKKALDELKQLIQEALNKHEFTAPPPAPVKAPEPEVAVKEEKKPEEDEKKTEEVVEEKKDEAVVEEKKVDEEKGSTSEEPKVETAEPEKEEKKVEETVVEVVEKIAASTEEDGAKTVEAIQESIVSVPVTEGEQPVAEPVAEVEVTPIVPEEVEIWGIPLLADERSDVILLKFLRARDFKVKEAFTMIKQTVLWRKEFGVEALLQEDLGTDWDKVVFTDGTDKEGHPVYYNVFGEFEDKDLYQKTFSDEEKRTKFVRWWIQSLEKSVRKLDFAPSGISTLVQINDLKNSPGLLGKKELRQSIKQTLQLLQDNYPEFVAKQIFINVPWWYLAFSRMISPFLTQRTKSKFVFAGSSKSAETLFKYIAPEQVPVKYGGLSRDGEQEFTTADPATEVTIKPATKHAVEFPVSEKSTLVWEVRVVDWNVSYGAEFVPSAEDGYTVIIQKNRKIAAADETVISNTFKVGEPGKVVLTIDNQTSKKKKLLYRSKTIPISE; from the exons ATGGCTGCTGAACCTCAAAAACCTGCTGAAGAAGTTGCCACAACCACCTCTGAAACTGTTGTTGAGAAAGAACAACAGGCTGATGGAGTTGTAGCTGCTGCTGTTACCGCTGCCGCTGTTACCGCTGCCACCACTGATAAGGAAGCTGTTGCTGATCCTCCTCCTGCTGTTGCTGATGAGGCTGAGAAGCCGGCGGAAGTTGTGGCTGATAAGGTGGCGGATGAAACTGTTGTTGATGAAAGCAAGGTTTCTCAATCGGTTTCTTTTAAGGAAGAAACTAACGTGGTTTCTGAACTTCCTGACGTTCAGAAAAAAGCACTTGATgaacttaaacaacttattcaagaAGCGCTTAACAAACATGAATTCACCGCTCCTCCACCCGCTCCAGTCAAAGCACCTGAACCTGAAGTAGCtgtaaaagaagagaaaaagcctgaagaagatgaaaagaaaaccGAAGAGGTGgtagaagagaagaaagatgaaGCAGTAGTTGAGGAGAAGAAGGTTGATGAAGAAAAAGGTTCAACCTCTGAGGAACCTAAAGTTGAAACTGCTGAACCTGAAAAGGAGGAGAAGAAAGTGGAGGAAACGGTTGTAGAAGTTGTTGAGAAAATAGCTGCAAGTACCGAAGAAGACGGTGCGAAAACAGTTGAGGCTATTCAGGAAAGTATAGTATCTGTTCCAGTTACTGAAGGTGAACAACCTGTTGCTGAGCCTGTTGCTGAAGTGGAGGTTACTCCTATTGTACCAGAAGAAGTTGAAATATGGGGAATTCCATTACTAGCTGATGAAAGAAGTGATGTGATTCTTCTCAAGTTCTTGAGAGCTAGGGATTTTAAGGTGAAGGAGGCTTTCACTATGATCAAACAAACCGTGCTTTGGCGAAAG GAATTCGGAGTCGAAGCACTTCTTCAAGAAGATCTTGGAACTGACTGGGACAAAGTTGTTTTCACTGATGGTACTGACAAAGAAGGTCACCCTGTTTATTACAATGTTTTTGGTGAGTTTGAGGATAAGGATTTGTATCAAAAAACATTCTCTGATGAAGAGAAGAGAACCAAGTTCGTTCGTTGGTGGATTCAGTCTTTGGAGAAAAGTGTTAGGAAACTCGACTTTGCTCCATCTGGTATCTCTACTCTTGTTCAGATTAATGATCTTAAAAATTCTCCTGGACTTCTTGGTAAGAAAGAGCTTAGACAATCTATTAAGCAGACTCTTCAGTTGCTTCAGGATAACTATCCTGAATTTGTTGCCAAACAG ATTTTCATCAATGTTCCTTGGTGGTACCTTGCCTTCTCTAGGATGATCAGTCCTTTCCTGACACAAAGGACTAAGAGCAAATTTGTATTTGCTGGTTCCTCCAAATCTGCTGAAACCCTTTTCAA ATATATAGCTCCTGAGCAAGTGCCAGTTAAATATGGAGGACTGAGCAGAGACGGTGAACAGGAATTCACCACTGCTGACCCTGCTACAGAGGTTACTATCAAACCAGCAACTAAACATGCTGTTGAGTTCCCAGTTTCTGAG AAAAGCACTTTGGTTTGGGAAGTAAGAGTTGTGGATTGGAATGTGAGCTATGGAGCAGAATTTGTGCCTAGTGCTGAAGATGGATACACTGTGATAATCCAGAAGAACAGGAAAATTGCTGCAGCTGATGAAACAGTAATTAGCAACACCTTCAAAGTTGGTGAACCTGGAAAAGTTGTACTCACCATTGATAACCAAACATCCAAGAAAAAGAAGCTGCTTTACAGGTCCAAGACCATACCCATCTCTGAGTAA